ataaataataaattacaaCACAAATTAGGGATATGAGGAACATTATAGAGTGTAAGAAGCGAGCAAATTTTAATAGATCCTTTTCCAATAATAGTTCAAAGTGATCcattaactatttttatttattttttgtttcctgcACAAGGACTATAAGAAGGAAATGGATTTGAAGAACCGATCATGTGATCTGTTGCACCAAAATCTATAATTCATGGGCAATTTGAATCAAGGCTAACAAGGGTTGTGGGAAGATAATTATCTTTCTTGGCTAAGGACCAAAAAAGGGATTAATTTAAGGAGACTTGAGATTGATTAAGTTTGTATACATGCTCTATTTGATCCTTAGTAAAATGAGATGTTTCTAAGTAAGGTTGTTGCCTTTATTTACAGTTTCTGGCTTGGTAAACACAACTCTCCTCACTaggtttctttttttagtttgatgGCTTGTTGTGAATCTTTTTTTCAAGGAATCCAATGTAATGTCTAGCCTTCAAGGGACAAGCCATGTGCTTCTCTGCCCAAGGCCATGTGCTTCTCTGCCCAATCTTATTTCTCTTTTTGACTCTTATTTTGCTTTCTTCTTTGCTTTCCACTCAATTATTAATGGCATTGAGTCACCATTGAAGCCAAGAAAGCAGTCACTCCTTTCCTATTCTTcctaacaaaatttttcttaaaaaaaaagaagaaaaaaaaattaaataagtataaaagactttaatataaaaaaatattatttgatatatatatttgaaaccAAATATTATGTACCTTATGAacattttatctatttattagattgaattattttaaataaatatattttttatgtttaaataatttattttattaattataaatataataaaaataatttattaagatattttaattaaaaataaaataataatgatataatattaagatataagaaaacaaaataaaccatACCCTGTTGCCTACTTTCCACCCCCTTAACTGACACCTTCATTCCTCTACTGTTACCCTCATTTTGAACATCTCATTTTCTCacataaaattttacttttatttttttttcacaattttttttacattaatgaaAGCTTAAAACAATCTacacttttatcaaattttatactttttaaataattttgactttacaaatttaatatttttaaaaaatattttacttttcttaatcaaacttattttcaaaaaaattaaaaattaaaaattgaaaacaaaaataaaagctaaaaaaaaaaaaaaaatccaaactcAACACAAtctaacaattaaaattaacttttaaacattaaaatattcatattctAAATCTCTTAAATtgttgtaataaattttaattatgcaCACAACACCgctaataaaatattattaatatattaaaatattattagataatatatttaatatatttatatttaaatattatttattgattaatatgactattggtttatttatgttattttaattaatttaaattatttataaagtatttaaaggaaataatttatctcaaattatacttttatatataactcTCCAatccattttaaattattttaattaaataagataaaaaaataattctcaaaaattttatatattgaaaataataaaaccaaatcttTATAATCATTGCTTATTTTTTCAAGCATCCCATTCTATCACATATttacttaatataaaaataattattaataatgtcacaaatataataaatcattccATTAGGAATCATCAATTTCAAATCAttacttattattaaaaattaataattaaaattaattttaaatattaaataatataatatcaaCCGTcatcataataaatttcaatttgaacaTTTTACTTGAAATGGtgattataatttatttcaaagtTTAAAAGTATAAGAAACAAATACAtgttccaattttaattttaatttgtttacaacaaatttattatttagaaataaaaagtttaaatgacAGGCCACGTGCTTCTGTGTCCCATCTTGTTTATCTTTTTGACTCTTATTTTGCTTTCTTCATTGCTTTCCACTCCATCATTGATGGCATTGAGTCATTGTTGAAGCAAAGAAAGCAGCAACTCCATTCCTATTCTTCCTAACAAATTCCTGTTCGTCTTTCCATTTCCCCTCAATTCTTTCACTTCCTCTGCAGATCGAGAAACAGACATGGCCCTAGAGTTAGTTGGAGGAGCTTTTCTCTCTGCTTCACTCCAATTTCTTTTCGACAGGTTGACTTCTTCCGAAGGCCTCGACTTCATCAGGGGACAGAAGCTCAGTGATTCACTCCTCAGCAAGTTGAAGATCAAATTGCTGATTGTGGATGCAGTGCTCAACCATGCTGAGGTTAAGCAATTCACGGACCCAGCAGTCAAAGAGTGGCTCCTGCATGTTAAGGGTACTCTGTATGATGCGGAAGACCTACTGGACGAGATTGCTACTGAAGCTCTGCGATGCAAGATGGAAGCTGATGATCACTCCCAGACTGGCTCAGCTCAGGTATGGAACAACATCTCTACGTGGATGAAGGCCCCACTTGCTAATTATCGAAGCAGCATAGAGTCCAGGGTAAATGAGATGATTGGCAAACTGGAAGTTCTTGAAAAAGCAATAGATAAACTTGGGCTGAAACCAGGCGATGGTGAGAAACTGCCACCAAGATCACCCTCGACTTCTCTGGTCGATGAATCTTGTGTGTTCGGCAGGAATGAAATCAAAGAGGAGATGATGACAAGGTTGTTGTCTGATAATGTAAGCACCAACAAGATAGATGTGATCTCCATAGTCGGCATGGGCGGCGCAGGCAAGACCACACTGGCTCAGCTTCTGTACAACGACTCCAGAGTGAAGGAGAGCTTTGACTTGAAAGCATGGGTTTGTGTTTCGGAGGAGTTTCTTCTTGTCAGGGTAACCAAATTAATTCTTGAGGGAATCGGATGTGCAACCCCTTCTGATATGCAAAGAGACAACCTAGATTTGCTTCAGCTTAAACTGAAAGGGAGTCTTGGTGACAAGAAATTTCTACTCGTTCTCGACGATGTTTGGGAGAAAGGTTGTAGCGAATGGCATCGGCTACGAATTCCGCTCCTAGCTGCTGGGAAAGGAAGCAAGGTTGTTGTGACTACTCGCAGTACAAAAGTTGCAGCAGTCATGCAGGCAGTTCATCCTCATTATTCTCTGGGAGAGTTATCCGCTGATGGTTGTTGGTCCTTATTTACAAAACTTGCATTTGAAAATGGAGACTCCACGGCATTTCCTCAGCTAGCATCAATAGGCAGAAAGATTGTGGCCAAGTGCCAAGGATTACCTTTAGCGGTAAAAGCACTGGGGAGTCTTTTGCATTCTAAAGTTGACAAAACGGAATGggaaaaaattttggaaagtgaAATATGGGGCTTGCAAAATCCTGAAATTCTTCCATCGTTGATACTGAGTTACCATGATCTCCCTTTGCATCTCAAGCGTTGTTTTGCTTATTGTTCCATTTTTCCCAAGGACCATGAATTCGATAAAGAGAAGCTGATTTTACTATGGATGGCAGAAGGATTTCTACGACATTCACAAAGCAATGAAAGAATGGAAGAGGTAGGTGACCTTTATTTTCATGAACTTCTCTCTAAGTCATTTTTCCACAGATCTGCTACCAAAGAATCATGCTTTGTCATGCATGATCTCATACATGACTTGGCTCAATATATATCCGGAGAATTTTGTGTTCGGTTGGAAGATGATAAAGTGCAAAAAATTACTGAGAAGGCTCATCATTTGTTTCATGTCAGAAGTGCTCAATCGATTGTATTTAAGAAGTTTGAAAGCCTTACAGAAGTGAAGTGTCTTCGAACATTCGGAGAGTTGGATACAATGCAACTCTATTTCTATGCATTAAGTAAAAGAGTTTTGCATGATATATTACCGAAAATGAGATACTTACGAGTGTTGTCATTACAGTGTTACAAAATTAGAGATTTACCTGATTCAATAggcaaattaatatatttgcgTTATTTGGATCTCTCTTATACAATGATTGAAAAACTGCCTGATTCTGTTTGTTATTTGTACAATTTACAAACGATGATATTATTGGGTTGTTTTAAACTCAAAGAATTGCCATCAAGAATCGGGAAATTGATTAATTTGCGTCATCTTAATCTCCCTAGTGCATGTAACTTGAGTGAAATGCCAAGTCACATTGGTCAATTAAAAAGTTTACAACAATTGACCAAATTTATTATGGGGCAAAAAAGTGGATTAAGAATTTGTGAATTGGGAGAGCTTTCAGATATCAGGGGAACACTTGACATCTCTAACATGGAGAATGTGGCATGTGCTAAGGATGCATTGCAGGCGAATATGAAGGATAAGAAACACCTTGATAAACTAGCCTTGAATTGGAGTTACAAAATTGCTGATGGTGTTGTACAAAGTGGCGTAATCGATCATATACTCAACAACTTACAACCTcatccaaatttaaaacaattcaaaatCAGAAACTATCCTGGCGTGATACTTCCACATTGGTTAGGAGATCGTTCATTCTCCAATCTTTTGCAGCTAGAGCTTTGGGATTGTGAAAATTGCTCATCATTGCCTCCACTTGGGTTGCTAACCTCTCTTCAACATTTACGTATCTCAAGAATGACAGGAATTGAGAAGGTGGGCAGTGAGTTTTATAGGGGTGCTTCCTCCTCCAATACAATTAAACCCTACTTCCGATCTCTACAAACTCTAAGATTTGAGTATATGTGCGAGTGGGAGAAATGGTTACGTTGTGGATGCAGACGTGGAGAATTCCCTCGTCTCCAggagctttatataatccattGTCCTAAACTCACTGGCAAATTACCAAAACAACTTCGATGCTTGAAGAAACTTGAAATTATTGAATGCCCACAGCTGCTTGTGGCTTCGCTAAAAGTTCCTGCCGTCAGAATATTGAGGATGCGGAATTTCGGTAAATTGCAGTTGAAAAGGCCAGCTTCGGGATTCACTGCTCTTCAAACTTCAGATATTGAAATTTCAGACGTATCTCAGTTGAAGCAACTACCATTTGGGCCACATCACAAGCTCACAATTACAGAATGTGATGCTGTAGAGTCTCTAGTGGAGAACAGAATCCTGCAAACTAATTTGTGTGATTTAAAATTCTTGAGATGTTGCTTTTCCAGATCCTTGGAGAAATGTGATTTATCCTCTACATTGCAATCACTATCAATCTCGGATTGTAACAAAGTAGAGTTTCTCCTACCTGAGCTGCTGAGATGCCACCACCCATTCCTTCAAAAATTATGGATCTCTTATTGTACCTGTGAGTCTCTCTCATTATCATTCTCATTAGCCGTCTTCCCGAGTTTGATTGATCTCCGAATCGTAAATCTTGAAGGGCTTGAATTCCTCACAATTTCGATTTCAGAGGGGGATCCCGCATctcttaattatttgaaaatcgaagGGTGTCCTAATCTTGTGTATATTGAATTACCCGCTCTTGACTCAGCCTGTTATAAGATCAGTGAATGCTTGAAGCTCAAGTTGCTGGCGCACACACCGTCATCCTTGCGCAAATTAGAGTTAGAAGATTGCCCAGAGTTATTGTTCCGTGGTTTGCCCTCCAACCTCTGTAAACTTAAAATTCGGAATTGCAATAAACTCACACCCGAAGTGGACTGGGGTTTGCAAAGAATGGCCTCTCTTACACATCTCGAAATCGTTGGTGGATGCGAAGACGTGGAGTCATTTCCCAAGGACTGCCTACTGCCCTCCGGTCTTACCTCTCTTCAAATTAGAAAGTTTCCAAAACTCAAGTCTTTGGACAGCAAGGGCCTTCAACGGCTTACCTCTCTCACAACATTATACATCGGCGCCTGCCCTGAGCTCCAATTTTTTGCAGAAGAGTGGTTTCAACATTTTCCTTCCCTTGTGGAATTAAACATCCGCAAGTGCCCTGAGTTCCAGTTCCTCTCTGGTCTTCAGCACCTTACCTCTCTTCAAAGATTACACATCCGCATGTACCCTGGGTTCCAGTTCCTCTCTGGTCTTCAGCACCTTACCTCCCTCATAGAACTAGAAATCTGGGGCTGCCCAGGGCTCCAATCCTTGACAGAATTGGGTCTTCAAAGCCTTGCATCTCTCAAACTTTTAGATGTCGACGACTTCCCCCAGCTCCAATCCTTGACACAAGCGGGTCTTCAACACCTCACCTCTCTTGAAACATTAACTATCTGGAACTGCCCTAAGCTCCAGTACTTGACAACAGAGAGACTGCCAGACTCCCTCTGTTGTCTTAGGGTCGACAACTGCCCATTGCTAGAACAACGGTGCCAATTTGAGAAAGGCCGAGAATGGTGTTATATAGCTCACATTCCACAAGTAGAGATCAATGGTGTACTAATGTAACCAAGTTGGTGCTACAATAATGTACAGTCAGGTACTTGTTCTTTAGAAAATGTGAAATAATctcagtttattttatttaagaattttatttgtttatatatttccGAAAGCTTCAAGCCTGAAGTAAATATATGAAGAGTAGAGAGGAGGATTGACACTTCTGATTTGGCAGTATTCCCAAAACCAAGTGAACCACTGCCTTGTTCATCTGAAGATTCTCTGAAATTGGAGACCTGGAACAGGGGAAGATTGATCCCAGGTAGATTACATTTCAAGCATACGACCAAAACTGTTCTGCTTATCTTTCAGGTGggcttctctcattttctccaCCTATTTCTCTTATGCAGGCATGGGGAAACCTGGGAGGTATTCGAGTTAGCTGCTTATTAGTAAGTAATTTTAattgctttcattttttcttgctTCTATTCTTTTTCCAGTGTTCCACTTATCTACATATTGCAAGATTTAAAATAGCAAATGATTTCAATGTCTTAATTTTTGTGTAGCAGAAAGAGTCTTGCTATCATGGTGCTGAAGCATACCCATTCATCTTTGCAGAAACAGAGTTTAAAAGGTTGTCAAGAATTGTTGTTTCAAAGAGAGGGTTTTCCCTCCAACCTATGTCAACTTGACGGAAATGCAATAAACTCATGCCCTGGGAGGACTCgcttttcttgaaaaatttgcCTGCAGAGCGCTTGCTTTAAGCTCTCTTGAAGAATTACGAATCTCCAACTTCCCTAAGCTTCAACTACTTGACAGATGTGCCCTTTTCTGGAACATCAATGACAATTTACAAACGGGCAGGTCCTATTCTAATGAAGGTGCCACTGCATCAATGCCCAAAATAGTTTTCTTGAAAACATAATGATGTGCTGAAATGccagtttgatttattattaatgATTATTGATGTCCTTCAGGTTAGAGTGGCTTCTGCTTCACTCTCATTATGGTACTACTTGTTGCTTCTGATTGGGGCCACTTCTTTACATATATTCTTCCAAGATGGATCAAAATTACAATGTATAGATGTTCAACATCTCAAAAGGTCTGATTTCTTGACTCACCTTTCCTTAATTGGAATATCCTTTCACTCTTGAGCTCATTTCAATAGACTAATTCCTGAAAATTCACGTCAGAGTTTGAGTCGTGATTTTCTTGCCAAATTTAAGAATTCTAATAGCCATTTCTGGCACTGACAGATGTCATATGCTTGTATTGTTATTGGATATTAGGGTTCACAAGGCGCTCTGTtcgtttgattaaaaaaaaaaaaaaaaaaatcttgagcTAGATGTTTGATTAAACAAAATCTTAACCCAAGGTGGCCAACATTGTGCGCAATTTGAGAAGCCAACCAAATAAAGGTTTTCTaagttttgttttgattttactTCCAAACTGGACTAGGTGATTTCTGGATTTATCAGTCTGTTTTTCTTACAGAGACACAGAGGAAACCAATGAGATCTCCCACAAGTTGTAAGAGAGGCCTGGCTTTCTAATGACAATGATTGCAGACCAATTTACAATCAGgttcttctttttctccaaATGATGTTTGACATGAGTTAGATTTATTGTTAATAGTGAAAGATTATTGACTAGAATTCTTTGCATATGCTGATGTAGCTCTCTTTTGGGTATGTAACTAACAACAAAGTCACGTACACTACCTTCTTCATCATAAGTGAGGTGCAGAACATTCTCTGTTTCTATGACTTTAGATTTATTCTTAAAGTATGCTCTGTTAATCATTTTAATTGTTTCAGGTTTCTTCTTTGGTTGCAACACTCTTTCCAGTGTTCTTAAGCAGGTGTCCCAAGCAGCCCTAaagatttgttttcttgtttagcATTCTTTTGATATGCTTATGGACCTTGAGTTTATTTGTCAATGGCCATTTCTTTGTTAATTCATGCAGGTTTTTCTAAAACAACTTCTGATTACTAGCTCTTAAAGAGATGCCTCTTTCAGGTACACAACAACAAGGACTCCTACTTTTGCATCCTTACTAGCTTTTGCATCCAATTTCTCAGTTTACCGGCTGGCTATTTCTCATATGCAGGCATGGGGGATGCTTCACATATATgttttttcacctttttcttaGACAGGAAGAAATTTGAAAACTCCTTATGAGAACATGATCTtgatatgatgaagaaaatcAGGTAAAGAGCAACAgttttatccaaatattttttagatttaggCTTCATCTAGCATATCATAATCCCAAATTCTTAATATGACTTTGTATGCTCAAGGTGGGTATTGGATGATCTTTTTTCTTAATCCTTTATATGCTTAAAATAATAACCCAATCACTATTATGGTTCTTCCAGATGGAAAGTGGAGTTGATGaagattttgttgtttcagtGCTTGTGAAACACTATGCTATATTACTAGTACTGAGGATGCTCTGTTTTGATTTGGAAGTCTGCACTTATTAGTTCCTGTAACAATAGGCCTTGGAGACATTGCTTATTCTCCGCCAAACATGAGAACCACTAACAAAAGGCAAgctgataaaaataaaacaactttgaTATGTAGTCATTAGCTTGTTTCTTTACCAATTTTGACATCACTATTGTTCTTGCTTTGGTGTTATTTAGGCCTTGATTACAACAAGAAATTCAGTACATGTTCTAGTGTTGTGGACATGATGATTTAGATCACTCATGGATCCATTCCCGATTGAGATAATTGTGGAATTCACAATCTTCTTGTGCTTCTTGCTGGTGGAATTTGGATTGCCATGCCTATAGTCCTTTCAATGACTAAGTCTATTGGTTCAATGACACCTACAAATGTCATATGCTCGATAACTTACAAGCAAAGTGCtctgtttgtttgatttaaaaataaataaaaattcttgagCTAGATGTTTGGAAGTTGGAACAAGCATACAGAGATGAGCAATGGAAGATTAACCCCAGGTGGCCGACGTTCTGAACAATTTGAGAAGCCAACCAAGGTTTTCTAAGATTTGTTTCGATTTTACTTCCAAAATGGACTAGGTGATTCCTGGATTTATCAGTCTATTTCTCTTGTAGAGACAGAGGAAGTCAGTGAGATCTATAATTgcaagaatctcaggtataagcACTGGCCGTCCACCTCCCCTCTCCTATCTTAGTATCAAGAACTGTGCATGGCTCATGTCCCACAAGTTGTAAGAGAGGTTTGGCTTTCTAATGACAAGGATTGCACACCAATTTACAATCAGGTTTGttcttttcttcaaataatatttgatatgagtTAGATTTATTGTTAAAAGTGAAACATGAGCTTGACTAGAATTCTTTGCATATGCTGATGTAGCTCTCTCTGCTTTGTTTTCCATGAGCAAATGCATTGAGAACCACTGCTGATTATTGGTACTAGGAGGCATGAATCTCTTTCAGGCATGAGATGGGTGCAGAACTTGCTCTACTTtgttttatttgagatttattCTGAAACTATGAGTCCGGAACAAAGATGGAAGAAGAGCAGGGAAGATTGGCTTGTGGTAGCTATTGTTCTAAGAATACTTATTCAATTAACAAGGTTTATACTGCCATTTGTCATATTTCTAAGACTTATTTTGTGAATCTTGAGTGGGCTTTTTTCCCTTTAACTATTTCTCTTATATTGCTTCGATTCTTTCTGGATGCAACTCTCTTTCCAGTGTTCCAAAGCAGGTGCACCAAGCAGCCCTATAGATTCGTTTACTTGTTTAGCATtctttgcatatatatatatatatatatatatatatatatatatatatacacttatAGCCATTTCTTTGTTAAGTCATGCAGGTTTTTCTAAAACAACTTCTGATTACTAGTTTCAAAGAGATCTCTTTCAGGTACACAACAACACTGGCACATACTATATATGGTTTGCCACTAGAGATGCATAGGATTTTACCTGCTGGCTTTTCCTCATATGCAGGCATGGGGAGCTGCTTTTTAGACAACCTTTGGTTAGTGAGGCATTTTTATTGCTTGGGTTCTTTCTTGTGACATATATACCATAAATTTGTACCAGCTATTTCTTAGACGGgaagaaatttgaaaacttCTATTGGAATCATGATCATCATGAAGAAAATCAGGTAAATAGTGAGAGtttaatccaaatattttttagatttagacttcatcaaatttgaaaacttcTATTGGAATCATGATCATGATGATGAAAATCAGGTAAATAGCAATAGtttaatccaaatatttttagatttaggcTTCACCTAGCATAGCATAATCCCAAATTAGAAGCCgacaaaagagaagcaaaataAGACAACACAAAAGAAACCAGTGAGATCCCCTCTGAAAGCCATACAACTctatttttcctaaaataattaCTTTGTATGTTTAATTGCTATTGTGATTGTTGTTCCAGATGGGGATGAGTTGATGAAGATTTTTCTGTTTTGCTATTGTGATGGTTTTTCAAGATATATAGAAGGTAGGTGTTGTACTTCCATGGCTTTTTATGCAATATTACCAATACTGAAGATGCTCTGTTCTGATTTGGAAGTCTGCACTTACTAGGAGTTCCTGTAACAAAAGGCCTTGAAGACACATTTCTTCCCCACCATGGACAAGAACCACTTATAAAAGGCAAGCCGATAAAAATGTAACAACTTTAATATGGACTCATTAGCTTGTTTCTTTACCAATTTTGACATCATTTTGTCCTTGATTTGGTGTTATTTAGGTCTTgactacaataaaaaaattcagtACATTTTCTGCTATTGTGGACGTGACGATTTAGATCACTCATGGAATCATGGATCCCTTTCCGGACTGAGATAACTGTGGAATTCACAatcttgttcttcttcttgctCGTGGAATTTGGATTTCTTTTCAACGACTAAGTCTATTAGCTCTCATGGTTTATCTCAGCAAGACcctttgtttgaaaaataaactcTTAAATTTATGAAAGTTTAAACTATGAGACTCCCAAGAAGAATATGGTAAACTGATCCGACTTTGAGAGTTCGTGGAGCTTT
The window above is part of the Vitis riparia cultivar Riparia Gloire de Montpellier isolate 1030 chromosome 12, EGFV_Vit.rip_1.0, whole genome shotgun sequence genome. Proteins encoded here:
- the LOC117926593 gene encoding putative disease resistance RPP13-like protein 1 — protein: MALELVGGAFLSASLQFLFDRLTSSEGLDFIRGQKLSDSLLSKLKIKLLIVDAVLNHAEVKQFTDPAVKEWLLHVKGTLYDAEDLLDEIATEALRCKMEADDHSQTGSAQVWNNISTWMKAPLANYRSSIESRVNEMIGKLEVLEKAIDKLGLKPGDGEKLPPRSPSTSLVDESCVFGRNEIKEEMMTRLLSDNVSTNKIDVISIVGMGGAGKTTLAQLLYNDSRVKESFDLKAWVCVSEEFLLVRVTKLILEGIGCATPSDMQRDNLDLLQLKLKGSLGDKKFLLVLDDVWEKGCSEWHRLRIPLLAAGKGSKVVVTTRSTKVAAVMQAVHPHYSLGELSADGCWSLFTKLAFENGDSTAFPQLASIGRKIVAKCQGLPLAVKALGSLLHSKVDKTEWEKILESEIWGLQNPEILPSLILSYHDLPLHLKRCFAYCSIFPKDHEFDKEKLILLWMAEGFLRHSQSNERMEEVGDLYFHELLSKSFFHRSATKESCFVMHDLIHDLAQYISGEFCVRLEDDKVQKITEKAHHLFHVRSAQSIVFKKFESLTEVKCLRTFGELDTMQLYFYALSKRVLHDILPKMRYLRVLSLQCYKIRDLPDSIGKLIYLRYLDLSYTMIEKLPDSVCYLYNLQTMILLGCFKLKELPSRIGKLINLRHLNLPSACNLSEMPSHIGQLKSLQQLTKFIMGQKSGLRICELGELSDIRGTLDISNMENVACAKDALQANMKDKKHLDKLALNWSYKIADGVVQSGVIDHILNNLQPHPNLKQFKIRNYPGVILPHWLGDRSFSNLLQLELWDCENCSSLPPLGLLTSLQHLRISRMTGIEKVGSEFYRGASSSNTIKPYFRSLQTLRFEYMCEWEKWLRCGCRRGEFPRLQELYIIHCPKLTGKLPKQLRCLKKLEIIECPQLLVASLKVPAVRILRMRNFGKLQLKRPASGFTALQTSDIEISDVSQLKQLPFGPHHKLTITECDAVESLVENRILQTNLCDLKFLRCCFSRSLEKCDLSSTLQSLSISDCNKVEFLLPELLRCHHPFLQKLWISYCTCESLSLSFSLAVFPSLIDLRIVNLEGLEFLTISISEGDPASLNYLKIEGCPNLVYIELPALDSACYKISECLKLKLLAHTPSSLRKLELEDCPELLFRGLPSNLCKLKIRNCNKLTPEVDWGLQRMASLTHLEIVGGCEDVESFPKDCLLPSGLTSLQIRKFPKLKSLDSKGLQRLTSLTTLYIGACPELQFFAEEWFQHFPSLVELNIRKCPEFQFLSGLQHLTSLQRLHIRMYPGFQFLSGLQHLTSLIELEIWGCPGLQSLTELGLQSLASLKLLDVDDFPQLQSLTQAGLQHLTSLETLTIWNCPKLQYLTTERLPDSLCCLRVDNCPLLEQRCQFEKGREWCYIAHIPQVEINGVLM